From Shewanella psychrophila, a single genomic window includes:
- the xseA gene encoding exodeoxyribonuclease VII large subunit, which produces MKMPKNNVYTVSRLNGEVRQLLEGELGKIWLNAEISNFAAPGSGHWYLTLKDNQAQIRSAMFKGRNRSVTFKPINGQQVLVKGSISVYEPRGDYQLIIESMLPAGDGLLAQQYEALKMKLAAEGLFAADTKRPIPSNIQKIGVITSATGAALKDVLHVLARRDPSIEVVIYPTQVQGDPAAKLICNAIAIANARQEVDVLLLTRGGGSLEDLWCFNSEDLAHAIYNSALPIISAVGHEIDTTISDYVADVRAPTPSAGAELLSKDAENKGEKLELFISRLKQSWQHYELKTSSRMNTLTHRLQRQDPKRRLQQYGQSFDEMQFRLDAAMEKKLASLTLKQQELSHRLNQQSPANKLELESQRLNYLTTRLKDTIKEKLASSEKSLSVSAHQLQTVSPLATLSRGYSITQDNNGKVLLNASDVNVGDMLTTRLLEGEVQSKVV; this is translated from the coding sequence ATGAAAATGCCAAAAAATAATGTTTATACCGTTTCACGCCTCAATGGCGAAGTTCGCCAACTTCTGGAAGGTGAACTGGGCAAAATATGGCTTAATGCCGAAATTTCAAACTTCGCGGCCCCAGGTTCCGGCCACTGGTACCTGACTCTCAAAGATAACCAGGCCCAAATTCGCTCAGCCATGTTCAAGGGCCGTAACCGCTCGGTGACCTTCAAGCCAATAAATGGTCAACAGGTACTGGTTAAGGGATCCATCAGTGTCTATGAACCCAGAGGCGACTACCAACTCATCATAGAATCTATGCTCCCCGCCGGCGACGGTCTGCTAGCCCAGCAATATGAAGCACTCAAGATGAAGCTGGCAGCCGAAGGCTTATTTGCTGCGGACACAAAACGCCCTATCCCATCTAATATTCAGAAGATAGGCGTCATCACCTCGGCAACGGGCGCAGCACTCAAAGATGTACTCCATGTATTAGCCAGGCGTGACCCCTCTATAGAAGTCGTGATCTATCCGACACAAGTTCAGGGCGACCCTGCGGCTAAGCTTATCTGCAACGCTATAGCAATTGCCAATGCCAGGCAGGAAGTCGATGTTCTTTTGCTGACTCGAGGCGGGGGTTCTCTCGAAGATCTCTGGTGCTTCAACAGCGAAGATCTCGCCCACGCCATTTATAACAGCGCCCTACCGATTATATCTGCAGTAGGCCACGAAATAGATACCACCATCAGCGATTATGTCGCCGATGTTAGAGCGCCCACGCCATCAGCTGGCGCCGAATTACTCTCTAAAGATGCCGAAAATAAGGGTGAGAAACTCGAGCTGTTTATTTCAAGGCTTAAACAGAGCTGGCAGCATTATGAGCTGAAAACTAGCAGTCGAATGAATACCTTAACCCATCGCCTGCAACGACAAGACCCCAAACGCCGCCTGCAGCAATACGGCCAGAGTTTCGATGAGATGCAATTTAGACTCGATGCAGCAATGGAAAAGAAACTGGCAAGTCTTACTCTCAAACAACAAGAGTTGAGCCATCGACTAAACCAACAATCGCCAGCAAACAAGCTCGAATTAGAAAGCCAAAGATTGAATTATTTAACCACAAGACTTAAAGACACCATCAAAGAGAAGTTAGCTAGCAGTGAGAAAAGCCTAAGTGTCAGTGCCCACCAGTTACAGACTGTGAGCCCGTTGGCCACACTGAGCCGAGGTTACAGTATTACTCAAGATAACAACGGCAAGGTGCTCCTTAATGCCTCAGACGTTAACGTCGGAGATATGCTAACGACTCGATTACTCGAAGGTGAGGTTCAATCAAAAGTAGTGTAA
- the der gene encoding ribosome biogenesis GTPase Der, giving the protein MIPVVALVGRPNVGKSTLFNRLTRTRDALVADFPGLTRDRKYGRAHLSGYEFIVVDTGGIDGTEEGIEVHMAEQSLAAIEEADVVLFLTDARAGLTAADQAIAEHLRRREKTTFVVANKVDGIDADSACAEFWALGLGEVYQMAASQGRGVTNMIEYALAPYAEALGLNRDDDGNIEVEEREYSEEEAEAEQKRLQDLPIKLAIIGKPNVGKSTLINRILGEERVVVYDSPGTTRDSIYIPMEREGREYVLIDTAGVRRRSKVHETVEKFSVIKTLKAVEDCNVVLLIIDAREGIAEQDLGLLGFALNAGRALVIAVNKWDGIDQEIKDRVKSELDRRLGFIDFARIHFISALHGTGVGHLYESVEEAYDSATRRVSTSMLTRIMQMAQDDHQPPLVNGRRVKLKYAHAGGYNPPIVVVHGNQVKKLPDSYKRYMMNYYRRSLKVMGTPIQVRFQDGANPFEGMNTKKLTVSQERRRKRMMSHIRDNDKK; this is encoded by the coding sequence ATGATTCCAGTTGTGGCCCTTGTTGGGCGACCCAATGTCGGTAAGTCGACCCTGTTTAATCGCCTTACGCGTACCAGAGATGCTTTGGTGGCCGACTTTCCTGGGCTAACTCGGGATCGTAAATATGGTCGCGCTCACCTGTCTGGTTATGAGTTTATCGTGGTTGATACTGGTGGTATCGATGGTACCGAAGAGGGCATAGAAGTTCATATGGCCGAACAGTCCTTAGCCGCGATTGAAGAAGCCGATGTGGTGCTTTTCCTCACCGATGCCAGAGCCGGTTTAACCGCTGCGGATCAGGCGATTGCTGAGCATCTGCGTCGACGAGAAAAGACGACTTTCGTGGTGGCTAACAAGGTTGATGGTATCGATGCCGATTCTGCTTGTGCCGAGTTCTGGGCCTTAGGCCTAGGAGAGGTTTATCAGATGGCGGCCTCACAAGGCCGTGGCGTGACCAACATGATCGAGTATGCCCTGGCACCTTATGCCGAAGCGCTTGGCCTTAATCGCGATGATGATGGAAATATAGAGGTTGAAGAGAGAGAATACTCTGAAGAAGAAGCTGAGGCTGAGCAGAAGCGTCTTCAAGATCTGCCTATCAAGCTTGCGATTATCGGTAAGCCCAACGTAGGTAAGTCTACCTTGATTAACCGCATCTTAGGTGAAGAGCGTGTGGTCGTGTATGACTCGCCGGGAACCACCCGAGACAGTATCTATATTCCTATGGAACGAGAAGGACGTGAATACGTGCTTATCGATACTGCCGGTGTTCGCCGTCGCAGTAAAGTCCATGAAACTGTCGAGAAATTCTCTGTTATTAAGACACTTAAAGCGGTCGAAGACTGTAACGTAGTGCTCTTGATCATCGATGCTCGTGAAGGTATCGCGGAGCAAGATCTCGGTCTATTAGGTTTTGCCCTAAACGCTGGTCGTGCTTTGGTGATCGCCGTCAACAAGTGGGATGGTATCGATCAAGAGATTAAAGACAGAGTCAAGAGTGAGTTGGATCGTCGTTTGGGCTTTATCGATTTTGCCCGCATTCACTTTATCTCAGCACTTCATGGTACCGGTGTCGGTCACCTTTATGAGTCAGTCGAAGAAGCTTATGACAGTGCCACGCGCCGCGTAAGTACGTCTATGCTGACACGCATCATGCAGATGGCGCAGGATGATCACCAGCCGCCATTAGTGAATGGTCGCCGTGTTAAGCTTAAATATGCCCATGCCGGTGGCTACAACCCACCAATTGTAGTGGTTCATGGTAATCAGGTGAAGAAACTGCCGGATTCCTACAAGCGTTATATGATGAACTACTACCGTCGTTCGTTGAAAGTCATGGGCACACCTATCCAGGTGCGCTTCCAGGATGGTGCGAATCCGTTTGAAGGCATGAATACGAAGAAACTCACCGTGAGTCAGGAACGCCGTCGTAAGCGTATGATGAGTCACATCAGAGATAACGATAAGAAATAA
- the hisS gene encoding histidine--tRNA ligase yields the protein MAKQIQAIRGMNDILPTQSPLWQKLEAVLRETVSAYGYSEIRTPIVESTDLFKRSIGEVTDIVEKEMYTFDDRNGDCLTLRPEGTASTVRAGNEHGLLYNQEQRLWYMGPMFRHERPQKGRYRQFNQFGVEVYGMGSADVDAEVLMLSARLWEKLGITEHVTLELNTLGDPAERAAYREALIAYLELFKELLDEESQRRMYTNPLRVLDTKNPDVQALLVDAPELMNFLGEETRTHFSHLCELLDAVGIKYVINPRLVRGLDYYNRTVFEWVTTSLGSQGTVLAGGRYDGLVEQLGGKDTPAVGFAMGLERIVLMLETLELTHDIPATVDVYVTAMGDASKVEAIKIAQALRTELPSLRVMSHCGGGNFKKQMKRADKSGAFIALVIGEDELANNQVAVKYLREKKEQALVARDGLATYIAELI from the coding sequence GTGGCAAAACAGATCCAAGCGATTCGTGGAATGAATGACATTCTGCCAACCCAAAGCCCTCTATGGCAAAAACTAGAAGCCGTACTCCGTGAAACCGTGAGTGCCTATGGTTATAGTGAGATCCGTACTCCAATCGTTGAGAGTACTGACCTTTTTAAACGTTCGATTGGTGAAGTCACCGATATTGTCGAAAAAGAGATGTATACCTTCGATGACAGAAACGGTGACTGCTTAACCTTGCGTCCAGAAGGCACAGCGTCAACGGTACGTGCGGGTAATGAACACGGTTTGTTGTATAACCAAGAGCAACGCCTCTGGTATATGGGTCCTATGTTTAGACATGAACGACCTCAGAAAGGACGTTACCGTCAATTTAATCAGTTTGGTGTCGAGGTTTATGGTATGGGCTCAGCGGATGTCGATGCGGAAGTATTGATGTTATCTGCTCGCCTATGGGAGAAACTGGGCATCACAGAACATGTGACTCTGGAACTCAATACTTTAGGTGATCCTGCTGAGCGTGCCGCTTATCGTGAAGCGCTTATTGCTTACCTTGAGCTGTTTAAAGAGCTGCTGGATGAAGAAAGTCAGCGCCGTATGTATACCAACCCACTGCGCGTTTTAGACACTAAGAACCCTGATGTACAGGCGCTTTTGGTCGATGCGCCGGAGTTAATGAACTTCCTCGGTGAGGAAACGCGTACACATTTTTCACATTTATGTGAACTCTTAGACGCAGTTGGCATCAAATACGTCATTAATCCACGTTTAGTGCGTGGTTTAGATTATTACAATCGTACTGTTTTTGAGTGGGTTACCACTAGTCTGGGGTCTCAGGGCACCGTACTCGCGGGTGGTCGTTATGACGGTCTTGTCGAGCAACTTGGTGGTAAAGATACACCAGCAGTTGGCTTTGCTATGGGGTTAGAGCGTATCGTCTTGATGTTAGAGACGCTTGAGCTTACTCATGATATTCCGGCTACTGTCGATGTGTATGTCACCGCCATGGGCGATGCAAGTAAAGTCGAAGCGATTAAAATTGCTCAGGCACTTCGCACCGAGTTACCAAGTTTGAGAGTGATGAGCCATTGCGGTGGTGGAAACTTTAAGAAACAGATGAAACGTGCAGATAAGAGTGGTGCATTCATTGCCTTAGTTATCGGTGAAGATGAATTGGCCAATAACCAAGTAGCGGTTAAATATCTGCGTGAAAAGAAAGAACAAGCATTAGTTGCCCGTGACGGATTGGCAACTTATATAGCAGAACTGATTTAA
- a CDS encoding tetratricopeptide repeat protein, whose amino-acid sequence MEIYSTEEQQVDAIKQFWKDYGSSIVVGAVVGLGGLFGWNYYSDHKLAQAESASEAFQAVRAGNISDTGMLAAAENFAKDHSQKGYQSLLELIVAKAAVEAGDLEKAETTLKSVVASAPDKGLVMVATMRLARVQAEQGQIATAITTLEQVSDPAFTAQRDELKGDFLVRKGDEELAKAAYQAAVNNGGTSASPALQMKLDNLNKA is encoded by the coding sequence GTGGAAATTTATAGCACAGAAGAACAACAAGTAGATGCTATCAAACAGTTCTGGAAAGATTATGGCTCTTCTATTGTTGTGGGTGCCGTGGTTGGTCTAGGTGGTTTATTTGGCTGGAACTATTATTCCGATCACAAACTTGCACAGGCCGAGTCGGCATCTGAAGCCTTTCAGGCGGTAAGAGCTGGCAATATATCCGATACCGGGATGTTAGCTGCGGCAGAAAATTTTGCCAAAGATCACAGCCAGAAAGGTTATCAGTCACTGCTTGAGCTTATCGTCGCTAAAGCAGCTGTTGAAGCCGGTGACCTCGAAAAAGCGGAAACCACACTGAAAAGCGTTGTTGCCTCTGCGCCCGATAAAGGTTTAGTCATGGTAGCAACCATGCGTTTAGCGCGTGTTCAAGCGGAACAAGGCCAAATCGCAACGGCTATCACGACGTTAGAACAGGTCTCAGATCCTGCTTTTACGGCTCAGAGAGATGAGCTAAAAGGTGATTTCCTTGTGCGTAAAGGGGATGAAGAGCTGGCTAAAGCGGCTTATCAGGCTGCGGTTAACAATGGTGGAACGAGTGCAAGCCCTGCACTGCAGATGAAGCTAGATAATTTGAACAAGGCATAA
- the bamB gene encoding outer membrane protein assembly factor BamB encodes MKSWCKTLVACSLSIGLLSACSSSDVEEEPISPLPEIEASVFPEISWSTSVGSGVGDYYSRLRPAARYDKLFVADRYGEVVAFDEVTGDKVWSRNFSSAFKDNILAKNKGAKLAAGVTAARDKVFIGGESGLLGALDAETGEKVWSAIASGELLSAPTVAEDVVVVSTSSGTLEAFKVDDGEKLWTYESKLPTLTLRGTGSATYEAGGFFVGTADGKIAVVIKNNGQAAWEQSIYTPKGGNEFTRMADVDMQPLIIGENLYAVSFNGNLVSMELRTGRIVWSRKYSSFHELASSGVSLFLVDDYSRIYSVDRRNGLETWSNTELTNRNLTSAAVFKDYIVVGDFEGYLHFIDKSTGTLVGRIEVDDSGLYSQPLIVGDSIYVQTRAGKVARITLP; translated from the coding sequence ATGAAGTCTTGGTGCAAAACACTAGTCGCATGTAGTCTGAGTATTGGCTTGTTATCTGCCTGTTCATCTAGTGATGTTGAAGAAGAGCCGATAAGTCCGTTACCCGAAATTGAAGCCAGCGTATTTCCTGAAATAAGCTGGAGTACGAGTGTTGGTAGTGGTGTCGGTGACTATTATTCTCGCCTTCGCCCAGCAGCCAGATACGACAAGCTTTTCGTTGCTGATCGATATGGTGAAGTTGTTGCTTTCGATGAAGTGACAGGGGATAAGGTTTGGAGTAGGAATTTCAGCTCTGCATTTAAAGATAATATCTTGGCTAAGAACAAGGGCGCTAAGCTAGCCGCCGGAGTTACTGCTGCGAGAGACAAGGTCTTTATCGGTGGCGAAAGTGGCCTACTCGGTGCCTTAGACGCAGAAACCGGTGAAAAAGTATGGTCTGCCATAGCCAGTGGAGAGTTACTCTCAGCGCCTACGGTAGCTGAAGATGTTGTCGTAGTCAGCACAAGCTCAGGTACCTTGGAAGCTTTTAAAGTTGACGATGGAGAAAAGCTGTGGACTTATGAGTCTAAGCTGCCGACATTGACCCTGCGTGGTACAGGTTCTGCTACCTATGAAGCCGGTGGTTTCTTCGTCGGTACAGCCGATGGTAAGATAGCCGTGGTGATTAAGAACAATGGTCAGGCCGCTTGGGAACAGTCTATCTATACGCCAAAAGGGGGTAACGAGTTTACCCGTATGGCCGATGTAGATATGCAGCCATTGATCATAGGTGAAAACTTATATGCTGTAAGCTTTAACGGTAACTTAGTCTCCATGGAGTTGAGGACTGGACGGATAGTTTGGTCACGTAAGTACTCTAGCTTCCATGAATTAGCTAGCTCAGGTGTGAGTCTTTTCCTTGTGGACGATTATAGTCGCATCTACTCTGTAGATAGGCGAAATGGTTTAGAGACTTGGAGTAATACTGAGTTAACTAACCGTAACTTAACCTCGGCAGCCGTATTTAAAGATTATATTGTTGTCGGTGACTTCGAAGGTTATCTACACTTTATAGATAAGTCTACGGGAACACTTGTTGGCCGTATCGAGGTGGATGACTCTGGTTTGTACAGCCAGCCCTTGATTGTCGGTGATAGCATTTATGTTCAGACTCGTGCGGGAAAAGTTGCTAGAATAACGCTTCCGTAA
- a CDS encoding DUF1772 domain-containing protein yields MIIQIIALFCCGTFYGAALYISLAQHPAALEAGVSVGGRFFPPMYKRAAPLQIALALFGFIAGVLAWLNGMGVLWLVGSLMLISVVPITLILIKPINDILLAPENDPESENTQNLLSRWGPKHWLRTIVSGGAFLVYLFAAVGQNN; encoded by the coding sequence ATGATAATTCAAATTATTGCTTTATTTTGCTGCGGTACTTTTTATGGAGCCGCACTTTATATTTCTCTAGCTCAACATCCTGCAGCCTTAGAGGCTGGAGTTTCAGTTGGTGGGCGATTTTTCCCACCTATGTACAAGCGTGCGGCCCCATTACAGATAGCACTAGCATTGTTTGGCTTTATTGCAGGTGTCTTAGCTTGGTTAAATGGCATGGGAGTATTATGGCTTGTAGGCAGTCTGATGCTAATTTCAGTGGTGCCGATAACGCTGATCCTTATCAAGCCTATCAACGATATACTCTTAGCGCCCGAAAATGACCCTGAATCCGAAAATACTCAAAACTTGCTTTCACGTTGGGGGCCAAAACATTGGCTACGAACAATAGTAAGTGGGGGAGCATTTTTGGTGTATTTATTTGCAGCTGTAGGTCAGAATAATTAA